One Gambusia affinis linkage group LG15, SWU_Gaff_1.0, whole genome shotgun sequence genomic window carries:
- the htr3b gene encoding 5-hydroxytryptamine receptor 3B isoform X1, with translation MSLYHSLSLSLTQRGSQDQADQTYMEPRGQSETHLVCLYFRVLTWIAQASVYHSAHQATGHQGASFILPYTHHQQPNTSNAVNLAECVPEKPKRSALNQLTRTLLRKYDCGVRPVHNWTSSTTVYIDLIMQSVLDVDGKTQSITTSIWYRQIWRDEFLVWDPEDFDGITELSLSSDAIWVPDVIVTEFVKEGKSPPIPYVYVNSSGSVRNYRPVQAVLACSLEMYAFPFDKQNCSLTFRSWLHSVKEIDLALWRSAEAIASDKRQFMNDGEWELLSVPSQYWHIRQDDADYAQIQFNLLIRRRPLLYVVGLLIPSIFLMLVDVVSFYLPLNSGTRIAFKISILLGYTVFRVNLTDELPATALTTPLIGVFFVVCMAMLMLSLIKSILVVKLLHHSEKEVKQMSLSACLLDRYGSAGHSLSESALTSIRTLNNIYAPGDYELESSLEEDLLSLNDVPDPPSGLEWLLQELVSLRMAFSQEDSESSAQAEWLSLCLRLDRLLFRLYLLVLAVYTGTLLLLWARWSFT, from the exons ATGTCATTGtatcactctctctctctctctctaacaCAGAGAGGAAGCCAGGACCAGGCTGACCAGACTTATATGGAGCCCAGGGGGCAATCTGAGACCCACTTGGTTTGCCTCTATTTTAGGGTACTGACATGGATAGCACAAGCTTCTGTTTATCATTCTGCTCACCAAGCCACCGGGCACCAGGGTGCCTCTTTTATCCTCCCATACACACACCACCAACAACCAAACACCAGTAATGCAg taAATCTGGCTGAATGTGTGCCGGAGAAGCCAAAGAGATCCGCTCTGAACCAGCTGACCCGAACCCTGCTGAGGAAATATGACTGTGGAGTTCGACCTGTCCACAACTGGACCAGTTCTACTACAGTCTACATAGACCTCATAATGCAGTCTGTCCTCGACGTG gATGGAAAGACCCAGAGCATTACTACAAGCATTTGGTACAGACAG aTCTGGAGGGATGAGTTCCTCGTCTGGGACCCGGAGGACTTTGATGGCATCACtgagctctctctctcttctgacGCCATCTGGGTGCCTGACGTCATCGTCACCGAATT CGTGAAAGAGGGAAAGTCCCCTCCCATCCCCTACGTTTACGTCAACTCGTCTGGTTCTGTGAGGAACTACCGGCCGGTCCAGGCGGTGCTGGCGTGCAGCTTGGAGATGTACGCCTTTCCTTTTGACAAGCAGAACTGCAGCCTCACCTTTCGCAGCTGGCTTCACTCAG TGAAAGAAATCGACCTGGCTCTGTGGAGGAGCGCAGAGGCCATAGCGAGCGATAAGAGGCAGTTCATGAATGATGGCGAATGGGAACTGCTGTCCGTTCCATCCCAGTACTGGCATATCCGCCAAGACGACGCCGACTACGCTCAGATCCAGTTCAAC CTGCTGATCCGCCGGCGCCCCCTGCTGTACGTGGTCGGCCTCCTCATTCCCAGCATCTTCCTCATGCTGGTGGACGTGGTGAGCTTCTACCTGCCTCTGAACAGCGGAACGAGAATTGCCTTTAAGATCAGCATTCTGCTGGGTTACACCGTCTTCAGGGTCAACCTGACAGACGAGCTGCCTGCCACCGCTCTCACGACTCCTCTCATTG GTGTGTTCTTCGTGGTGTGCATGGCCATGCTGATGCTCAGCCTCATCAAGTCCATATTGGTGGTGAAGCTCCTGCATCACAGCGAGAAGGAGGTCAAGCAAATGTCACTGTCTGCCTGCCTGCTGGACCGCTACGGCTCAGCCGGCCACAGCCTCAGCGAGAGCGCTTTGACCTCCATCAGAACCCTCAACAACATTTACGCGCCTGGAG attatgaGCTTGAAAGCTCCCTGGAGGAAGACCTCCTGTCCCTGAATGACGTCCCAGATCCTCCCTCTGGCCTGGAGTGGCTCCTCCAGGAACTGGTTTCCCTTCGGATGGCTTTTTCCCAGGAGGACAGCGAGTCTTCTGCTCAGGCCGAATGGCTGTCGCTCTGCCTGCGGCTCGACCGCTTGCTGTTTCGCCTTTACCTGCTGGTTTTAGCCGTGTACACCGgcacgctgctgctgctgtgggcCAGATGGAGCTTCACTTGA
- the htr3b gene encoding 5-hydroxytryptamine receptor 3B isoform X2, translating to MAGSGMMILVWIVLFLSVNLAECVPEKPKRSALNQLTRTLLRKYDCGVRPVHNWTSSTTVYIDLIMQSVLDVDGKTQSITTSIWYRQIWRDEFLVWDPEDFDGITELSLSSDAIWVPDVIVTEFVKEGKSPPIPYVYVNSSGSVRNYRPVQAVLACSLEMYAFPFDKQNCSLTFRSWLHSVKEIDLALWRSAEAIASDKRQFMNDGEWELLSVPSQYWHIRQDDADYAQIQFNLLIRRRPLLYVVGLLIPSIFLMLVDVVSFYLPLNSGTRIAFKISILLGYTVFRVNLTDELPATALTTPLIGVFFVVCMAMLMLSLIKSILVVKLLHHSEKEVKQMSLSACLLDRYGSAGHSLSESALTSIRTLNNIYAPGDYELESSLEEDLLSLNDVPDPPSGLEWLLQELVSLRMAFSQEDSESSAQAEWLSLCLRLDRLLFRLYLLVLAVYTGTLLLLWARWSFT from the exons ATGGCTGGTTCTGGCATGATGATTCTGGTTTggattgtattgtttttatcag taAATCTGGCTGAATGTGTGCCGGAGAAGCCAAAGAGATCCGCTCTGAACCAGCTGACCCGAACCCTGCTGAGGAAATATGACTGTGGAGTTCGACCTGTCCACAACTGGACCAGTTCTACTACAGTCTACATAGACCTCATAATGCAGTCTGTCCTCGACGTG gATGGAAAGACCCAGAGCATTACTACAAGCATTTGGTACAGACAG aTCTGGAGGGATGAGTTCCTCGTCTGGGACCCGGAGGACTTTGATGGCATCACtgagctctctctctcttctgacGCCATCTGGGTGCCTGACGTCATCGTCACCGAATT CGTGAAAGAGGGAAAGTCCCCTCCCATCCCCTACGTTTACGTCAACTCGTCTGGTTCTGTGAGGAACTACCGGCCGGTCCAGGCGGTGCTGGCGTGCAGCTTGGAGATGTACGCCTTTCCTTTTGACAAGCAGAACTGCAGCCTCACCTTTCGCAGCTGGCTTCACTCAG TGAAAGAAATCGACCTGGCTCTGTGGAGGAGCGCAGAGGCCATAGCGAGCGATAAGAGGCAGTTCATGAATGATGGCGAATGGGAACTGCTGTCCGTTCCATCCCAGTACTGGCATATCCGCCAAGACGACGCCGACTACGCTCAGATCCAGTTCAAC CTGCTGATCCGCCGGCGCCCCCTGCTGTACGTGGTCGGCCTCCTCATTCCCAGCATCTTCCTCATGCTGGTGGACGTGGTGAGCTTCTACCTGCCTCTGAACAGCGGAACGAGAATTGCCTTTAAGATCAGCATTCTGCTGGGTTACACCGTCTTCAGGGTCAACCTGACAGACGAGCTGCCTGCCACCGCTCTCACGACTCCTCTCATTG GTGTGTTCTTCGTGGTGTGCATGGCCATGCTGATGCTCAGCCTCATCAAGTCCATATTGGTGGTGAAGCTCCTGCATCACAGCGAGAAGGAGGTCAAGCAAATGTCACTGTCTGCCTGCCTGCTGGACCGCTACGGCTCAGCCGGCCACAGCCTCAGCGAGAGCGCTTTGACCTCCATCAGAACCCTCAACAACATTTACGCGCCTGGAG attatgaGCTTGAAAGCTCCCTGGAGGAAGACCTCCTGTCCCTGAATGACGTCCCAGATCCTCCCTCTGGCCTGGAGTGGCTCCTCCAGGAACTGGTTTCCCTTCGGATGGCTTTTTCCCAGGAGGACAGCGAGTCTTCTGCTCAGGCCGAATGGCTGTCGCTCTGCCTGCGGCTCGACCGCTTGCTGTTTCGCCTTTACCTGCTGGTTTTAGCCGTGTACACCGgcacgctgctgctgctgtgggcCAGATGGAGCTTCACTTGA